Proteins found in one Takifugu rubripes chromosome 17, fTakRub1.2, whole genome shotgun sequence genomic segment:
- the LOC105417650 gene encoding uncharacterized protein DDB_G0283697-like, which translates to MYSHRSDHSRQYGVRRHWDGDDEHWEKHETQRNSHRSYGGSSERTSRSREYGDSPRRRYSKDFANHERRRKSPLRRRASSPDWGALEKKRRRLTEDEEDYKYRHLAEGKTSRQLSLDGANVHPSADLKQEKDFESRKRTKGSGHRHHEEFVYRKRHDDAQLTGYNNDRDDRERTWDGARERTQSLDEPMKNPDRDGTHQKESIPDKNTSSKGFQLFLNVLNKGVNVATLTKIMTSANEENRPQALTSPPNTTDGPLSPPDRGEPEFHQNADRRSEDVEFWRMASSEPPRKSFSTPKENLMFDELPVRSRDGDQSYPGSSGCSGSLAHLDKITLTPEEEHKHKQAQHILQAIGMNIEFEELGQMSHRIQERLYGKRDGDRGRPGRRSRERDTMRVLSPRLHNRSSSSSRSTYSPSPQKSKNKDSHSFQSTNSEEKSRENISTRPSYPQDFTYTLPEPHPVPAMPAYSPVSRPGQPFPAFLPNLSQPTPHLFFPHMPPYPQPPPMNVFPAALAQMRPLFPPPPVHPLNPPQKSKPLSRPRCLQVIETKQPG; encoded by the exons ATGTATTCCCACAGGTCCGATCACAGTCGGCAGTACGGTGTGAGAAGGCACTGGGACGGCGATGATGAGCACTGGGAAAAGCACGAAACTCAGAGGAATTCCCACCGTTCCTACGGGGGAAGTTCGGAGAGGACAAGCAGAAGTAGAGAGTACGGTGATTCGCCGAGGAGGCGGTACAGTAAAGACTTCGCGAACCACGAAAGGAGGCGAAAGAGCCCGCTGAGGAGGCGCGCGTCCTCCCCAGATTGGGGCgctttggaaaagaaaaggcgGCGGCTGACCGAGGACGAAGAGGACTACAAATACAGACATTTGGCTGAGGGGAAAACGAGCCGGCAACTGTCGCTTGACGGTGCAAACGTTCACCCGTCAGCTGATTTGAAACAAGAAAAAGATTTCGAAAGTAGGAAAAGAACGAAAGGTTCCGGTCACAGACACCACGAGGAGTTTGTGTACAGGAAACGACACGATGATGCACAACTGACTGGATACAACAACGACAGAGACGATCGTGAAAGGACCTGGGACGGTGCACGTGAGAGGACACAGTCACTAGATGAGCCTATGAAG aaTCCGGACAGAGACGGCACACACCAAAAGGAAAGTATTCCCGACAAGAACACGTCATCCAAGGGTTTCCAGCTTTTCCTCAATGTTCTCAACAAGGGCGTGAATGTCGCCACTCTCACCAAAATCATGACTTCTGCAAATGAAGAGAATCGACCGCAGGCTCTGACTTCCCCCCCGAATACTACAGATGGACCTTTGTCACCTCCTGACAGGGGGGAGCCGGAATTTCACCAAAACGCCGACCGCAGGAGCGAGGACGTGGAGTTTTGGAGAATGGCGTCTTCAGAACCTCCACGCAAATCGTTTTCCACCCCAAAGGAGAACTTAATGTTTGATGAACTGCCTGTGCGGTCCCGTGATGGAGACCAGAGCTACCCAGGCTCTAGTGGCTGTTCTGGGTCTCTCGCACACTTGGATAAGATAACATTAACACCCGAGGaagagcacaaacacaagcaggcGCAGCATATTTTGCAGGCCATTGGCATGAATATAGAATTTGAGGAACTGGGCCAGATGTCACATCGGATCCAGGAACGCCTATATGGTAAGAGAGACGGCGACAGGGGACGCCCAGGTAGGCGTAGCAGGGAAAGAGATACAATGAGGGTGTTGTCACCAAGGCTACATAATAGATCGTCGTCAAGCAGCAGGTCTACTTACAGCCCGTCACCTCAGAAATCCAAGAACAAGGATTCGCACAGTTTTCAATCAACCAACAGTGAAGAGAAGTCCAGGGAAAACATCTCAACACGTCCATCTTACCCTCAGGATTTCACATACACTTTACCAGAGCCGCATCCTGTGCCTGCAATGCCAGCATACTCGCCAGTTAGCCGTCCCGGGCAGCCTTTTCCAGCCTTTCTTCCTAACTTGTCCCAACCCACACCCCATTTGTTTTTCCCCCATATGCCTCCTTACCCCCAACCTCCACCAATGAACGTCTTTCCAGCGGCGTTGGCTCAAATGAGGCCTCTGTTTCCACCACCTCCAGTTCACCCTTTAAATCCTCCTCAGAAATCCAAACCCTTGTCAAGACCTCGCTGTTTGCAGGTCATTGAAACCAAGCAGCCTGGTTAA